In Rathayibacter sp. VKM Ac-2762, one DNA window encodes the following:
- a CDS encoding ice-binding family protein, giving the protein MSSRTSLRRHRQNRRRGAIGTGVVLAVVGAALFAGVSAQAATAPDLGTAEDYSVLAASTVTNTGSSVLDQSVGVSPLTAVTGFPPGRTDGVIHRGDAEAAQAQADVGTAYGQLASQATTAQIDAEIGGSTLKPGVYTAAGPVGVTGTLTLDAEGVNEAVFVIRAASTLTTASSSTVALINGAQACNVYWQIGSSATLGTDSDFVGSVLASASITVTTGVSVEGRALARTGAVTLDSNDFTEPGCEPSDGGPSPTATPTVTPTVTPTVTPTVTPTVTPTVTPTVTPTVTPTVTPTVTPTVTPTVTPTVTPTVTPTVTPTVTPTVTPTVTPTVTPTVTPTVTPTVTPTVTPTVTPTITPTVTPTVTPTVTPTVTPTVTPTVTPTVAPTVTPTVTPTVTPTVTPTVTPTVTPTVTPTVIPTVTPTVTPTVTPTVTPTVTPTVTPTVTPTVVPTVTPTVTPTVTPTVTPTIAPTVAPTVTPTIAPTVAPTVTPTVTPTTTPTATPTVAPTATPTTTPTVTPTTTPTATPTASPTPTATTAPRPAPSHAAVVPVSGSNGPRGPALASTGVDAAATATAGVLGLLALLGGGLMLLTLRRRGERTGS; this is encoded by the coding sequence GTGTCCTCTCGTACCTCGCTCCGCCGTCATCGGCAGAACCGCAGAAGAGGGGCGATCGGGACGGGTGTCGTCCTCGCCGTCGTCGGCGCCGCGCTCTTCGCCGGCGTCTCGGCGCAGGCGGCCACTGCTCCCGACCTCGGCACGGCGGAGGACTACTCGGTCCTGGCCGCGTCGACCGTGACGAACACGGGGTCGAGCGTCCTCGACCAGAGCGTCGGGGTCAGCCCGCTGACCGCCGTCACCGGGTTCCCGCCCGGGCGGACAGACGGAGTGATCCACCGCGGAGACGCGGAGGCGGCTCAGGCCCAGGCCGACGTGGGCACCGCCTACGGACAGCTCGCCTCGCAGGCGACGACCGCGCAGATCGACGCCGAGATCGGCGGCAGCACGCTGAAGCCCGGGGTCTACACCGCGGCCGGACCGGTCGGAGTGACGGGGACGCTCACGCTCGACGCCGAGGGCGTCAACGAGGCGGTCTTCGTGATCCGCGCCGCGTCGACGCTGACGACGGCCTCGTCGAGCACGGTGGCCCTGATCAACGGAGCGCAGGCCTGCAATGTCTACTGGCAGATCGGCAGCTCCGCGACGCTCGGCACCGACTCGGACTTCGTGGGCTCCGTGCTCGCCTCGGCCTCGATCACGGTGACGACGGGCGTCTCCGTCGAGGGCCGCGCACTGGCCCGCACGGGAGCGGTCACGCTCGACTCCAACGACTTCACCGAGCCGGGCTGCGAGCCCTCCGACGGCGGACCGTCGCCGACGGCGACCCCGACCGTGACGCCGACCGTGACGCCGACCGTGACTCCGACGGTCACGCCGACCGTGACTCCGACGGTCACGCCGACCGTGACGCCGACGGTCACGCCGACCGTGACGCCGACCGTGACCCCGACGGTCACGCCGACCGTGACGCCGACCGTGACCCCGACGGTCACGCCGACCGTGACGCCGACCGTGACGCCGACCGTGACGCCGACCGTGACCCCGACGGTCACGCCCACCGTGACGCCGACGGTCACTCCGACCGTGACGCCCACGGTCACTCCGACGGTGACCCCGACCATCACGCCGACCGTGACCCCGACCGTGACCCCGACGGTGACGCCGACCGTGACTCCGACCGTCACGCCGACCGTGACCCCCACCGTCGCGCCGACCGTGACGCCGACTGTGACTCCGACCGTGACGCCGACTGTGACGCCGACCGTGACGCCGACCGTGACGCCGACTGTGACTCCGACAGTCATTCCGACCGTGACGCCGACGGTCACGCCCACTGTCACCCCGACCGTCACGCCGACCGTGACTCCCACCGTCACCCCGACGGTGACCCCCACCGTCGTGCCGACGGTGACTCCGACGGTCACGCCCACCGTCACTCCGACGGTGACTCCCACGATCGCGCCCACCGTGGCTCCGACGGTGACTCCCACGATCGCGCCCACCGTGGCTCCGACGGTCACGCCGACGGTCACGCCGACGACCACGCCGACGGCGACCCCGACCGTGGCTCCGACGGCGACTCCCACCACCACGCCGACGGTGACCCCCACCACCACGCCGACCGCGACGCCCACGGCCTCGCCCACTCCGACCGCGACCACAGCGCCGCGACCGGCGCCCTCCCACGCCGCGGTCGTTCCCGTGTCCGGGTCGAACGGTCCCCGCGGTCCGGCTCTCGCCTCGACCGGAGTGGACGCCGCAGCGACGGCGACCGCCGGAGTGCTGGGCCTGCTCGCCCTGCTCGGCGGGGGTCTGATGCTCCTCACCCTCCGACGACGCGGTGAGCGCACCGGGAGCTGA
- a CDS encoding PfkB family carbohydrate kinase yields MSGPGSGSGPRVLVVGETVVDVVERNGSRSEHVGGSPATVAVALSRLGRSVRFATALGDDERGRRARAHLEESGVAVSAPARGTTSTAAAVIGADGSARYDFDLSWDPDRIDPDGAAHLHTGSIAAFLHPGADAVADLLDRLPPGTSVSLDPNIRPEVLPPRAEVHRVLERLLRRCDLVKLSDEDAEWLHPGDSVDAVLDRLLAAGPSLAVVTRGGEGMVLASRRARVVVPASRIAVADTIGAGDTAMAGLIDALLDSGTTALDEDALLAAGRWAARAAGVTASRIGADPPFRAELAGV; encoded by the coding sequence GTGAGCGGCCCCGGCTCGGGCTCCGGCCCGCGCGTCCTCGTCGTCGGCGAGACCGTCGTCGACGTCGTCGAGCGGAACGGGAGCCGGTCGGAGCACGTCGGCGGCTCGCCCGCGACCGTCGCCGTCGCGCTCTCCCGGCTCGGCCGCTCCGTCCGCTTCGCCACCGCCCTGGGCGACGACGAGCGCGGACGCCGGGCCCGAGCGCACCTGGAGGAGTCCGGAGTCGCGGTGTCGGCGCCCGCGCGCGGCACCACGTCGACCGCGGCGGCGGTCATCGGCGCCGACGGGTCGGCCCGCTACGACTTCGACCTCAGCTGGGACCCGGACCGCATCGATCCCGACGGAGCCGCGCACCTCCACACCGGGTCGATCGCCGCCTTCCTGCACCCCGGCGCGGACGCGGTCGCGGACCTGCTCGACCGTCTGCCGCCCGGGACCTCCGTCAGCCTCGACCCCAACATCCGGCCCGAGGTGCTCCCTCCGCGCGCCGAGGTGCACCGCGTCCTCGAGCGGCTCCTCCGGCGCTGCGATCTGGTGAAGCTGAGCGACGAGGACGCCGAGTGGCTCCACCCCGGCGACTCCGTCGACGCCGTCCTCGACCGCCTCCTGGCCGCCGGCCCTTCGCTGGCGGTCGTCACGCGGGGCGGCGAGGGGATGGTCCTCGCGTCCCGCCGGGCCCGGGTCGTCGTCCCCGCCTCCCGCATCGCTGTCGCGGACACCATCGGCGCCGGCGACACGGCGATGGCCGGGCTGATCGACGCCCTCCTCGACAGCGGGACCACCGCTCTCGACGAGGACGCCCTCCTCGCGGCGGGCCGGTGGGCGGCCCGGGCGGCGGGAGTCACCGCCTCCCGCATCGGCGCGGACCCGCCCTTCCGAGCCGAGCTGGCCGGGGTCTGA
- a CDS encoding glycoside hydrolase family 32 protein produces MTITTTTDAWRPSAHFTARSTWLNDPNGLLFHNGTYHLFFQNNPTGSTWGNMSWGHATSTDLVSWSEQPVAIPVLDGEMAFSGSAVADVRNTAGFAGPGETALVAVYTAARDALPDGTGASQAQALAYSVDDGATWTRYAGNPVLDIGSAEFRDPKVFWFGGDDGHWVMVAVEAVDRRVAVYTSPDLIAWTRRSHFGPAHATGGVWECPDLFPLRVRGTDEVRWMMIVSLNPGGIAGGSGSQYFLGDFDGAEFTADRLSASEDPADYDWLDYGRDYYAAVSFNDAPESRRLTIAWASNWDYANETPTGPWRSSMSLVRELDLVRGADGRLRLAQRAVLPTGPASRDVRVFDVDVSRLPGDRTELRLLTGTTDDEVVLTVDGDEGVLTCDRTRSGAVDFAASFPSVDWAPLPAPDESGRIPVRIVVDASVVEVFLGGGLSTLTQLVFPSAPFTTLQVRAAAE; encoded by the coding sequence GTGACCATCACCACGACGACCGACGCCTGGCGTCCGTCCGCCCACTTCACCGCCCGATCCACCTGGCTGAACGACCCGAACGGGCTCCTCTTCCACAACGGCACCTACCACCTGTTCTTCCAGAACAACCCGACCGGCAGCACCTGGGGCAACATGTCCTGGGGCCACGCGACCTCGACCGATCTGGTGTCGTGGAGCGAGCAGCCCGTCGCGATCCCCGTCCTCGACGGCGAGATGGCCTTCTCCGGCAGCGCCGTCGCCGACGTCCGCAACACGGCGGGCTTCGCCGGCCCCGGCGAGACGGCCCTCGTCGCGGTCTACACGGCCGCCCGCGACGCCCTCCCGGACGGCACCGGGGCCTCGCAGGCCCAGGCGCTCGCCTACAGCGTCGACGACGGCGCCACCTGGACCCGGTACGCGGGCAACCCCGTCCTCGACATCGGCTCCGCGGAGTTCCGTGATCCGAAGGTCTTCTGGTTCGGCGGGGACGACGGCCACTGGGTGATGGTCGCCGTCGAGGCGGTCGACCGCCGCGTCGCGGTCTACACCTCGCCCGACCTGATCGCGTGGACCCGGCGCTCCCACTTCGGCCCCGCCCATGCCACGGGCGGCGTCTGGGAGTGCCCGGACCTCTTCCCGCTGCGCGTGCGCGGCACCGACGAGGTCCGCTGGATGATGATCGTGAGCCTCAACCCGGGCGGCATCGCCGGCGGCTCCGGCAGCCAGTACTTCCTCGGCGACTTCGACGGAGCCGAGTTCACCGCCGACCGGCTCAGCGCGTCCGAGGACCCCGCCGACTACGACTGGCTCGACTACGGCCGGGACTACTACGCGGCCGTCTCCTTCAACGATGCTCCTGAGAGTCGCCGCCTCACGATCGCGTGGGCCAGCAACTGGGACTACGCGAACGAGACGCCCACCGGCCCGTGGCGCTCGTCCATGTCGCTCGTGCGCGAGCTCGACCTCGTCCGCGGGGCCGACGGCCGTCTCCGCCTCGCGCAGCGGGCGGTCCTGCCGACCGGGCCGGCGTCCCGCGACGTCCGCGTCTTCGACGTCGACGTGTCCCGCCTCCCCGGCGACCGCACCGAGCTGCGCCTGCTCACCGGCACGACCGACGACGAAGTGGTGCTCACGGTCGACGGCGACGAGGGAGTGCTGACCTGCGACCGCACGCGCAGCGGCGCGGTGGACTTCGCGGCGTCCTTCCCCTCGGTCGACTGGGCTCCGCTGCCCGCGCCGGACGAGTCGGGGCGGATCCCGGTCCGCATCGTCGTCGACGCCTCGGTGGTCGAGGTGTTCCTCGGCGGGGGTCTCAGCACCCTCACCCAGCTCGTCTTCCCGTCGGCGCCGTTCACGACGCTGCAGGTCCGCGCGGCGGCGGAGTGA
- a CDS encoding ABC transporter substrate-binding protein — MRHRSFFTTTALALSGGLLLAGCTTGGGNDPVQDRSSEVGFNETGLPIVDDTLSLTFGGTKSALSPDYSSMQLVQQWEEDTNISIDWKNLPEQVYAEKKNLLLASDDVPNVLFNSGLTDAEIVQYGENGTLLPLEDLIEEHAPTLSAILEDRPDIRAALTASDGHIYTLPSVEELGILQYPNFLFINTAWLDALGLPMPTTIEEYRVALEAFRTGDPNGNGKADEIPLSFRTDSFCGNPHDLIAALGGQPENNDHRIVVDGKVQFTADTDGYKQGVEALSDWYADGLIDPESFSQDDVAFLSKGKADTPVLGSFFWWEAKEMVGEDRLGDYAILGVLEGVDGEKRASVTSNQEINRGAMAITRSNEYPAATMRWADRLFDPEMSAQSSWGPLGITLQKDEATGLLVQIPAAAGEAEGERRQKVAPGGPKITTEKDFETVVAPEPRAKERQDLVNEYYLPYKANDAYPPVMLSNDELDRVSYALTDINTLVKEKFAAWIVNGTVDSEWDSYVSQLESMGASDVTATYQQAYDRFQNGGE; from the coding sequence ATGAGACACCGCAGTTTCTTCACCACCACCGCACTCGCCCTCTCCGGCGGACTGCTCCTGGCCGGCTGCACGACCGGCGGCGGGAACGACCCCGTCCAGGACCGCTCGAGCGAGGTCGGCTTCAACGAGACCGGCCTGCCGATCGTCGACGACACGCTGTCGCTGACCTTCGGCGGCACCAAGTCCGCCCTGTCCCCCGACTACTCCTCGATGCAGCTCGTGCAGCAGTGGGAGGAGGACACCAACATCTCGATCGACTGGAAGAACCTCCCCGAGCAGGTCTACGCCGAGAAGAAGAACCTCCTCCTCGCCAGCGACGACGTGCCGAACGTGCTGTTCAACTCGGGCCTCACCGACGCCGAGATCGTGCAGTACGGCGAGAACGGCACGCTCCTCCCGCTCGAGGACCTGATCGAGGAGCACGCGCCGACCCTCTCCGCGATCCTCGAGGACCGGCCCGACATCCGCGCCGCGCTCACCGCCTCGGACGGCCACATCTACACGCTGCCCTCGGTCGAGGAGCTCGGGATCCTCCAGTACCCGAACTTCCTCTTCATCAACACCGCCTGGCTCGACGCGCTCGGCCTCCCGATGCCGACGACGATCGAGGAGTACCGGGTCGCACTCGAGGCCTTCAGAACCGGCGACCCCAACGGCAACGGCAAGGCCGACGAGATCCCGCTGTCCTTCCGCACCGACTCCTTCTGCGGCAACCCGCACGACCTGATCGCGGCGCTCGGCGGCCAGCCGGAGAACAACGACCACCGCATCGTGGTCGACGGGAAGGTGCAGTTCACGGCCGACACCGACGGCTACAAGCAGGGCGTCGAGGCGCTCTCCGACTGGTACGCCGACGGGCTCATCGACCCCGAGTCGTTCTCGCAGGACGACGTCGCCTTCCTCTCCAAGGGCAAGGCCGACACCCCGGTCCTCGGCTCCTTCTTCTGGTGGGAGGCGAAGGAGATGGTCGGCGAGGACCGCCTCGGCGACTACGCGATCCTCGGCGTGCTCGAGGGCGTCGACGGCGAGAAGCGCGCCAGCGTCACCAGCAACCAGGAGATCAACCGCGGCGCGATGGCGATCACCCGCTCCAACGAGTACCCCGCCGCCACGATGCGCTGGGCCGACCGCCTCTTCGACCCCGAGATGAGCGCCCAGAGCAGCTGGGGACCCCTCGGCATCACGCTCCAGAAGGACGAGGCCACCGGCCTCCTCGTGCAGATCCCCGCCGCCGCCGGCGAGGCCGAGGGCGAGCGCCGCCAGAAGGTCGCCCCGGGCGGCCCGAAGATCACCACCGAGAAGGACTTCGAGACCGTCGTGGCCCCCGAGCCGCGCGCGAAGGAGCGCCAGGACCTGGTGAACGAGTACTACCTCCCCTACAAGGCGAACGACGCCTACCCGCCGGTGATGCTCTCGAACGACGAGCTCGACCGCGTCTCGTACGCGCTGACCGACATCAACACCCTGGTGAAGGAGAAGTTCGCCGCCTGGATCGTCAACGGCACCGTCGACAGCGAGTGGGACTCCTACGTCTCGCAGCTGGAGTCGATGGGCGCCTCCGACGTGACCGCGACGTACCAGCAGGCCTACGACCGCTTCCAGAACGGCGGCGAGTAG
- a CDS encoding carbohydrate ABC transporter permease, which translates to MTQTIHPDRAVREPSAPTPPRRTAPAKRTGRYADPVFNTIAIAVLLLAIVAIVYPMYFIVIASFSEPSQILNGNVWLWPAGFTLEGYGRIFSDGAIWQGFGNSVLYTVVGTAISVSTILCAAYALSRKDLYGRTVFLLIFILTMFIDGGLIARYLVVRDLGMLDTIWAVVLPGAVGVWNLIIARAFFENNVPGELRDAAQMDGASDFRFFFSIVLPLSKPLIFLMIMIHLVANWNAFFDALIYLDDESKYPLQLVLRNVLIQSEVTSAGGSGAMDSYAAAQRLGELIKYGMIVVSTIPLLIVLPFMQKHFTKGALLGAVKS; encoded by the coding sequence CGCCGTCCGCGAGCCGTCGGCACCGACTCCCCCTCGCCGCACCGCCCCGGCGAAGCGCACCGGACGGTACGCGGACCCCGTGTTCAACACGATCGCGATCGCCGTCCTGCTCCTGGCGATCGTCGCGATCGTCTACCCGATGTACTTCATCGTGATCGCCTCGTTCAGCGAGCCGTCGCAGATCCTCAACGGGAACGTCTGGCTGTGGCCGGCCGGCTTCACTCTCGAGGGCTACGGGCGGATCTTCTCGGACGGCGCGATCTGGCAGGGCTTCGGCAACTCGGTCCTGTACACGGTCGTCGGCACCGCGATCAGCGTCAGCACGATCCTCTGCGCGGCCTACGCCCTGTCGAGGAAGGACCTCTACGGGCGGACCGTCTTCCTCCTGATCTTCATCCTCACGATGTTCATCGACGGAGGCCTGATAGCCCGCTACCTGGTGGTGCGCGACCTCGGGATGCTGGACACGATCTGGGCCGTGGTCCTGCCCGGCGCGGTCGGGGTCTGGAACCTGATCATCGCCCGCGCCTTCTTCGAGAACAACGTGCCGGGCGAGCTGCGCGACGCCGCTCAGATGGACGGCGCGAGCGACTTCCGCTTCTTCTTCAGCATCGTCCTGCCGCTGTCGAAGCCGCTGATCTTCCTCATGATCATGATCCACCTCGTGGCCAACTGGAACGCCTTCTTCGACGCCCTGATCTACCTCGACGACGAGAGCAAGTACCCGCTCCAGCTGGTGCTGCGCAACGTCCTGATCCAGTCCGAGGTCACCTCCGCAGGCGGCTCCGGAGCGATGGACTCCTACGCCGCCGCCCAGCGCCTGGGCGAGCTGATCAAGTACGGAATGATCGTCGTCTCGACGATCCCCCTCTTGATCGTCCTGCCCTTCATGCAGAAGCACTTCACCAAGGGCGCCCTTCTCGGCGCCGTGAAGAGCTGA